A genomic window from Tolypothrix sp. PCC 7910 includes:
- a CDS encoding UPF0175 family protein — MPFEMTINYPETLPDAVGKTREEFEQESKWAMAVKLYEMKRLSSGMAAALLGVDRVTFILKLNDYGISLIDLSEEELLSDIENA; from the coding sequence ATGCCTTTTGAAATGACAATTAATTACCCAGAGACATTACCTGATGCTGTTGGTAAAACCAGAGAAGAATTTGAACAAGAATCTAAATGGGCTATGGCAGTTAAATTATATGAAATGAAACGTCTTTCCTCCGGTATGGCTGCAGCATTATTAGGGGTTGATAGGGTAACTTTTATTCTCAAACTTAATGATTATGGAATTTCCTTGATTGACTTAAGTGAAGAGGAATTATTATCAGATATAGAAAATGCCTAA
- a CDS encoding NifU family protein, which yields MTNLEELVTEINRFEAIISNWDESQRSVAMGLKRAIEDLHKEALTRLIKSVKQESLPALKNAVQDEVVYGVLLYHELVKPPQPPLLKRVQAALEGVRPGLQSHNGDVELVAIKAPDTVEVRLVGTCSNCPASTLTLTQGVEQAIKEYCPEITKVIAVK from the coding sequence ATGACTAACCTAGAAGAATTAGTAACGGAAATCAACCGCTTTGAGGCAATTATCTCTAACTGGGATGAAAGCCAGCGTAGCGTAGCTATGGGGCTAAAAAGGGCAATTGAAGATTTACATAAAGAGGCTTTAACACGATTAATCAAAAGTGTGAAGCAGGAATCTTTACCAGCGCTAAAAAATGCTGTTCAAGATGAAGTTGTTTATGGTGTACTGCTTTATCACGAGTTAGTTAAACCACCGCAGCCACCACTACTAAAACGTGTGCAAGCAGCCCTGGAAGGCGTTCGCCCAGGTTTGCAAAGTCATAATGGAGATGTAGAGTTAGTAGCTATTAAAGCACCCGATACAGTGGAAGTTAGACTAGTTGGCACTTGTAGTAATTGTCCAGCTTCTACTTTGACTTTAACTCAAGGAGTAGAACAAGCAATTAAAGAATATTGTCCAGAAATCACAAAAGTAATTGCTGTGAAATAA
- a CDS encoding hydrogenase small subunit — translation MTNVLWLQGGACSGNTMSFLNAEDPTVCDLISDFGINVLWHPSLGIELGNNLQQLLRDCISGKIPLDILVFEGTVVNAPNGTGEWNRFADRPMKDWLADLSKVASFVVAVGDCATWGGIPAMSPNPSQSQGLQFLKRKEGGFLGKDYRAKSGLPVINIPGCPAHPDWITQILVAIATGRIADITLDELNRPQTFFKSFTQTGCTRNVHFAFKAGTTEFGQRNGCLFYDLGCRGPMTHSSCNRILWNRVSSKTRAGMPCIGCTEPEFPFYNLQPGTVFKTQTLMGVPKQLPPGLKAKDYALLTMIAKDMAPSWTEEDMFTV, via the coding sequence ATGACTAATGTATTATGGCTACAAGGTGGAGCTTGTTCTGGTAACACCATGTCTTTTTTAAATGCCGAAGATCCTACAGTTTGTGATTTAATTTCCGACTTCGGTATTAACGTCCTGTGGCATCCTTCTTTGGGCATCGAACTTGGTAATAATCTGCAACAACTCTTACGGGATTGTATTTCTGGAAAAATTCCCCTAGATATTTTGGTATTTGAAGGGACTGTAGTTAACGCCCCTAATGGTACAGGTGAGTGGAATCGCTTTGCTGACCGACCGATGAAAGATTGGTTAGCAGACTTATCGAAAGTAGCATCATTTGTTGTCGCCGTAGGAGACTGCGCTACTTGGGGAGGAATACCCGCCATGTCACCCAACCCCAGCCAATCCCAAGGTTTACAATTTCTCAAGCGCAAAGAAGGCGGTTTTTTAGGTAAAGACTACCGCGCCAAATCTGGCTTACCAGTGATTAATATTCCTGGATGTCCAGCCCATCCAGATTGGATCACTCAAATTTTAGTTGCGATCGCCACTGGACGCATAGCCGATATAACACTTGACGAACTCAACCGTCCGCAAACCTTCTTCAAGAGTTTTACTCAAACTGGCTGTACCCGCAACGTTCATTTTGCTTTCAAAGCTGGGACAACCGAATTTGGTCAACGTAATGGCTGCCTCTTCTACGACTTAGGTTGTCGCGGCCCCATGACTCATTCATCCTGCAACCGCATCCTCTGGAATCGCGTTTCCTCTAAAACTCGTGCCGGAATGCCTTGTATAGGCTGCACCGAACCGGAATTTCCTTTCTATAACCTCCAACCGGGAACAGTATTTAAGACTCAAACCCTCATGGGAGTTCCTAAACAACTACCCCCAGGACTCAAAGCCAAGGACTACGCTTTACTGACAATGATTGCCAAAGATATGGCACCCAGTTGGACAGAAGAGGATATGTTTACGGTTTAG
- a CDS encoding nickel-dependent hydrogenase large subunit, producing MSIQTLDISPVGRVEGDLDVRVEIADGQVVNAWTQAELFRGFEIILKGKDPQAGLIVTPRICGICGASHLSCASWALDTAWQTEVPRNAILARNLGQIVETIQSIPRYFYGLYAIDLTNKKYQNSPFYEEAVKRFAAFTGKSYEIGVTISGKPVQIYALLGGQWPHSSYMVPGGVMCAPTLTDVTRAWSILEYFRTNWIEPVWLGCSMERYEEIKTYDDFMAWLDESPNHANSDLGFYWRMGLDIGLDKYGAGVGKYISWGYLPHEDKYQKPTIEGRNAALIMKSGVYDSFSDTHSLMEHTFARENTNHSWYDEGTGSVHPFDRTTQPTQNNTKDFDHAYSWSTAVSHINYGRLEAGPFARQMVAGGKHGESWQHYDGFILSMFKAMGGASLHLRQLARMHELIKLYRQAERCLREFRLNDPWYIKPKEQDGRGWGATEAARGALCHWIELEGGRIKNYQVIAPTTWNVGPRDGEGIRGPIEEALIGTPIYDATDPVEVGHVARSFDSCLVCTVHAHDAKTGKELARFRTA from the coding sequence ATGAGTATTCAAACATTAGATATTTCACCAGTTGGTAGAGTTGAAGGCGATTTAGATGTGCGGGTAGAAATTGCCGACGGACAAGTAGTCAACGCTTGGACACAAGCCGAACTATTTCGTGGATTTGAAATTATCTTGAAAGGCAAAGACCCGCAAGCAGGATTAATTGTAACACCACGTATTTGTGGTATTTGCGGTGCTTCCCACCTTTCTTGTGCATCTTGGGCATTAGATACAGCTTGGCAAACAGAAGTACCACGCAACGCTATCTTAGCCAGAAATCTTGGTCAAATTGTTGAAACGATACAAAGTATTCCTCGGTACTTTTATGGCTTATATGCCATTGACCTCACCAACAAAAAGTACCAAAACAGCCCATTTTATGAAGAAGCCGTGAAACGCTTTGCGGCTTTTACAGGCAAATCATACGAAATAGGTGTCACTATTTCCGGCAAACCTGTACAAATTTACGCCCTTTTAGGTGGACAATGGCCCCATTCTAGCTACATGGTTCCTGGCGGTGTGATGTGCGCCCCCACCCTCACAGACGTAACTCGCGCTTGGTCAATTCTGGAATATTTCCGGACAAATTGGATTGAACCAGTGTGGTTGGGTTGTTCGATGGAACGCTATGAAGAAATCAAAACCTATGATGACTTCATGGCTTGGTTAGATGAAAGCCCGAATCACGCCAATTCTGACTTAGGTTTTTACTGGCGCATGGGTTTGGATATTGGTCTAGATAAATATGGTGCTGGTGTAGGTAAATACATTTCCTGGGGATATTTACCCCATGAAGACAAATATCAAAAGCCAACTATCGAAGGACGCAATGCAGCCTTAATCATGAAAAGCGGTGTGTATGACAGCTTCAGCGATACTCACAGCTTAATGGAACATACCTTTGCGCGGGAAAACACCAATCATTCTTGGTATGACGAAGGTACAGGCAGTGTTCACCCTTTTGATCGCACAACCCAACCTACTCAAAATAATACCAAAGACTTTGACCACGCCTATTCCTGGTCAACTGCTGTCAGTCACATCAACTATGGACGCTTAGAAGCTGGCCCCTTTGCTAGACAAATGGTTGCTGGTGGAAAACATGGTGAGTCTTGGCAACACTACGATGGCTTTATTTTAAGTATGTTTAAAGCTATGGGTGGTGCAAGTCTGCATCTGCGCCAATTAGCGCGAATGCATGAATTGATTAAACTCTACCGTCAAGCTGAACGCTGCTTGCGTGAGTTCCGCTTAAACGACCCCTGGTATATCAAACCCAAAGAACAAGATGGGCGTGGCTGGGGTGCAACGGAAGCGGCGCGTGGTGCTTTGTGCCATTGGATCGAGTTAGAAGGTGGCAGAATCAAGAACTATCAAGTTATTGCCCCCACTACTTGGAACGTCGGCCCCCGCGATGGTGAAGGTATTCGCGGCCCGATTGAGGAAGCGTTAATTGGTACGCCAATTTATGATGCAACTGACCCTGTGGAAGTTGGACATGTCGCCCGTTCCTTTGATTCCTGTTTAGTTTGTACAGTCCACGCCCACGATGCCAAAACAGGTAAAGAATTAGCCCGCTTCCGCACCGCTTAG
- a CDS encoding Glu/Leu/Phe/Val dehydrogenase produces the protein MIATPVMPLEPASPAYICPFDQACSYLEAAAKELKLDQGILEILSHPRKVVTVSIPVKLDNGEIRVFAGHRVQHSDILGPYKGGIRYHPAVTLREVSALAMLMTWKCALLGIPYGGAKGGIAIDPKQYSASELERITRRYTSELIKDIGPSVDIPAPDMGTSAREMAWMMDTYSVNVGHAVPGVVTGKPISVGGSRGREMATGRGAMIIVREALADQGRSLAGMRVVIQGFGNVGIAAAELLHQAGSKIIAVSTSSGGIYSEAGLDIPAVKAYASRNHRSVVGFPDAIAISNADLLTLPCDVLIPAALENQITEENVNQIKAQIIAEAANGPVTLEANRALEARGAIVLPDILANAGGVVVSYLEWVQGLSYVFWDEERVNREMEHLMVQAYHQVIQQSKLRQIPLRLAAYTLGVGRVAQALTDRGLYP, from the coding sequence ATGATTGCAACACCTGTGATGCCGCTGGAACCTGCCTCTCCAGCGTATATTTGTCCATTCGATCAAGCTTGTAGTTATTTAGAAGCAGCAGCTAAAGAATTAAAATTAGACCAAGGAATCTTAGAAATTCTTAGCCACCCACGCAAAGTAGTGACAGTTTCCATTCCAGTAAAACTGGATAACGGCGAAATTCGTGTCTTTGCAGGACATCGGGTACAACACTCCGATATTTTAGGGCCATACAAAGGTGGTATTCGTTACCATCCGGCGGTGACACTACGAGAAGTGTCTGCTTTAGCAATGCTAATGACTTGGAAATGTGCGTTGTTAGGTATTCCCTACGGTGGTGCCAAGGGAGGAATTGCGATCGATCCAAAACAGTACAGTGCTAGCGAATTGGAACGAATTACCCGACGTTACACCAGCGAATTAATTAAAGATATCGGCCCATCTGTAGACATCCCCGCGCCAGATATGGGAACTTCTGCCCGAGAGATGGCTTGGATGATGGACACATATTCAGTGAATGTAGGTCATGCTGTTCCTGGTGTTGTTACTGGTAAACCAATTTCTGTAGGTGGTTCCAGAGGACGGGAAATGGCTACAGGACGCGGTGCAATGATTATTGTTCGTGAAGCTTTGGCGGATCAAGGTAGATCCTTGGCAGGAATGCGAGTAGTTATTCAGGGTTTTGGTAACGTAGGTATTGCCGCAGCTGAATTACTACACCAAGCTGGGTCAAAAATTATTGCTGTCTCTACCAGTAGTGGGGGGATATATTCGGAAGCTGGCTTAGATATTCCCGCAGTGAAAGCTTACGCCAGTAGAAATCATCGCAGTGTTGTTGGTTTTCCAGATGCGATCGCAATTAGCAATGCAGATTTGCTAACTTTACCTTGTGATGTTTTAATTCCCGCAGCTTTGGAAAATCAAATCACCGAAGAGAATGTGAATCAAATCAAAGCGCAGATTATTGCAGAGGCGGCTAACGGCCCAGTCACACTGGAAGCAAACAGGGCTTTAGAAGCGCGGGGTGCGATCGTGCTACCTGATATTTTGGCGAACGCTGGTGGTGTGGTCGTGAGTTATTTGGAATGGGTACAAGGGCTTTCCTATGTATTTTGGGATGAGGAAAGAGTTAACCGTGAAATGGAACATTTGATGGTGCAAGCTTACCATCAAGTAATTCAACAATCGAAGTTGCGGCAAATCCCTCTAAGGTTAGCAGCTTATACCTTGGGTGTTGGTCGTGTAGCGCAAGCGTTAACTGACAGAGGTCTTTATCCATAA
- a CDS encoding DUF3368 domain-containing protein, which produces MPKPNQIVINTSPLIAIIAALGDLNILQSLYMDVFVPFEVCQEILAGGSTGLGIHEFQSASWLQKQNSPLTISPLLFNSLDLGEASVIQLALNENISTVCIDESVGRRIARLSGLSVTGSIGILLRAKREGYPLSIKTAIQKMLNHNIRLSQKVIDVALKEAGEIE; this is translated from the coding sequence ATGCCTAAGCCTAACCAAATAGTAATTAATACTTCTCCATTAATTGCTATTATTGCTGCCCTTGGAGACTTAAATATTTTACAGTCTCTCTATATGGATGTTTTTGTTCCTTTTGAAGTCTGCCAAGAAATACTCGCTGGTGGTTCTACAGGATTGGGAATACATGAATTTCAATCGGCATCGTGGTTACAAAAGCAAAATTCTCCATTAACTATTTCTCCTTTGCTATTTAACTCCTTAGATTTGGGAGAAGCATCAGTTATTCAACTAGCATTAAATGAAAATATTTCTACTGTTTGCATTGATGAATCTGTAGGGCGAAGAATAGCCAGATTAAGCGGTCTGTCGGTGACAGGTTCAATTGGGATTTTATTACGTGCTAAACGTGAAGGTTATCCCTTGTCTATTAAAACAGCTATTCAAAAAATGCTGAATCACAATATTCGCTTAAGTCAAAAAGTGATTGATGTTGCACTTAAAGAAGCTGGAGAAATTGAATAA